TCAAGTTATCATGGTGAAGCATACACACAGGGAACTGTGGATAACTGGAGTGAGTTTAGTTCACATGTTAAAAATACTTCTGGAGGTAATACTACTTACGGTAACGACTGTTCCGCGTTTGCAAGTATTTGCTGGAAACTTACCGCAAGGCAGACCACAAGATCGTTTGAGAGTGGGCTCGGAACTAAATGGTCTTCTTTAGGCGGAGTTGGTACTTGTGACACAGTAACGATGTATCAAGGTGATGCGTGTAACGATTCGGGAAGTCATATAGTACTTTTTAACAAACGTATAAGTGGCGGGATTGAAACTATGGAACAAACCGGGGCGGGATACAGAGCAAGGATGTATACCCGTACGTATTCAGCGTTGAATAGTTACCGTCCTATACGCAGGAAACAAATTGTTACTAGTACCGTTGTTGCTCCAGCGACACCCACAGGTTTAGTGGTGGATTGCCAGGAGTCAGGGTATGGCGTTGTGTTCAAATGGTCCGCAGTAAGCGGTGCAACAGCGTATGATCTTGCATGGATGAAGGAAGGTGGAGCATGGACATATTCTCCGGCAGATGTTACAAAATCAAACGCCGCGAATGTTTCATGGCCGGGCTACTATTTCGTTTTTGGGTCGGGACGGTATCGTCTAGCTGTGCGTGCTCAAAACACTGGTGGTAGTTCGGGTTGGGCGTATTCACCCTCAGCAACGACTTTTTTCACAGTACCAGACCAAAAAGCGCCGGCAGTACCCGGTGGGCTTACTGCCAAAGCGTTAAGTTCAACATCGGTTTCACTTACTTGGACTGCGTCAACTGGTGCTAATGGATACACGGTTTATTGTTCTAATGATAAAAACATTATTTCTGACAGGTGTTATAAAAAGACAGCTGCGGCATCAGGGACTCCAGCTTGGACAGGGTTGGCGTATGTAACTGACGGAATTAAGACAAATGATACTTATGCCGGTGCACAGGCTTCGGCTAATACGTCTATGTATGTAAGTTTTGGGTCTGATATACCAATTCATAAATTTAATTACCGTTTTTATGACGGGGATAACCGTATCTACAAAAACGCGTTCCCGTTTTGGGGTAGTGCCGCGGGAACGTTTTATCCGCTTGGAAAAACTAGTACTGGTTCTGCGAATTACCGTTCATATCGTACTGAGGGTGCTGTGCGTTTAGCTGCAGCTGCGGATGCAAATTGTAACCGTGTGGGTGTAGGGTTCTCAGGTGATGGTAATACCGTAAATGATTATAATCATGTAACTGAATACGAAGCGCATGGAGGATATTTTGCAAAGACAACCGCAACGAGTTATACCGCAAATAATCTTAAGCCAGGGACATCGTATTATTTCCGTATAGATGCATATCAAACGACAACTGCCGTGCTGGGGATTTCTGAATTGTTATCATACTCTGGTTCAATAGTTACTGTATTTACACCCAATGCAGCTGATACGGTTGCTCCTTCTGCAGTTGCTGATCTCAAAGCTGTATCTGGTGCTACTTCAGGGTCGGTAGGCCTTACCTGGACAGGGAAAGGGGATAATGGTACAACCGGAAACATTACTGGTGGGAAGTATAGGATTGATTACTCGGCGGCAACAAAAACCTGGGCGGTGGGGACTTATCAAAAAGAGTGGTCCACCAGCGTTGTGGTTGGCGCGGCACAGAGTTATACTGTGACAAACCTGCTTGCCGGTACAACATATTATTTTTGTGTGTGGACTGCTGATGATTCAGGAAATTGGTCGGCAAATTCTAATATCGCAAATGCGCCGGCAAAAATTGCGGCGGATAAAACAGCGCCATCTGCGGTTAATACGTTAAATGTTATTCCAGGAAGTTCACCCGGGACGGTTACAATAAGCTGGAACTGTACCGGCGATGACGGTACTGCGGGGAATATTAACGGGAAATATCGGATTGATTATGCAACTACGCAAAAAACCTGGGCTGTGGGGACGTTTAAACAGGAAAATACATTAACTGCATCACCCGGGCAAACTATAACAAAAACGGTTGCAGGATTAACACCGGGTTCAACATACTTTTTCTGTGCATGGATTTGTGATGATTCAGGAAATTGGTCGGCAAATTCTAATATCGACAGTACGTTCGCAAAACCAGGGACTATAAGTGATGCTACACCACCGACAAATCCTGTATTATGTACTGCCTATGATAACAGCGGGAAAGAAAATAGTGCTGTAAATGCTTCTTGGACAAATATCTCTACAATACCATATTTTGAATGGACTGGCGCGGATGATAATGAGAGCGGAGTGACTGGTTATTCAGTCTATTGGGGAACTAGTATCTCAGGTGATCCGGGAACTACTGAAACTGTAGTAGATAACGGTATGGGTACCTATACCGCTCCGTCAGCGGTTGCCAGCGGGAGTACGTATTATCTGCGTGTTAAGACAAAAAATTCTGCGGGTTTGTGGTCCGCTGCTGCGACAATATTTGAGTATAAGTATGATAATACTGTTCCTGTAAATCCTACAACGTGTAACGCATGGGCTGATGATACAAAAGCAAAAGCTGTACCTGATGATCAATGGCAGAATATTGATGCAGGGCCGTATATAGAATTTTCAGGAGCTACAGATTCAGGTAGCGGAGTTGCCGGGTATAGTGTATATTGGGGAAGTAACAGTGCTGTCATACCCGATACTGTTGTAAACAAAAGCCATGCTGCTACAGTTACATATTTTACTACTGCTGCAACGTCGGAACAACCGTATTACTTGATACTGCGGACAAAAGATGCTGCAGGAAATTGGTCTGACGCAGTGACATTATTTACATTGAAATATGATAAAACCGCACCCGGGACGCCTGTACTGGAAAGTCCGGACTTAGAGGAAGTAACTAAGAATACGTTACCGGTTTTTAGTTGGTTTCCAATTGAGTATAACACTGCTGTTAAGTACACACTGCAGGTAGCGGCAAATGCTAATTTCAGCCCGGCACTCATTGATGTGACAATTACAACTGTTACATATACGCCTACAACAGCGTTTGCCCAGGGTGGGTATTATTGGAGAGTAAGAGCATCGGATGATTTTAATAATGTTAGTGGGTGGAGTGTTACCCGTGATTTTTCGATTGATACCAATCCTCCGGCGGGAGTGACAAGCTTAACTGCTTCTAATATTGGCGGAGGTGATATTCAACTTGAATGGACAGCGGTTTATGATGCGTTTGGTGTTGATTATTACAACATTTACCGTCAGGCTGGGTTGTCAGGGACAAAGGAAAAGGTTTCAGTTGACGGTAGTGTAAAAGATTCTTTATACATCAACGCGGGGACAGAACTTACCGCCGGAGTGCAGTATTATTATACTGTTCAGGCGGTGGATATTGTGGGTAATGAATGTACTTCCGGGAATGTGCCTGTAAGTATTACTTGTGATAAGACAGGGATTTCCGCAATTATTACTGCCACACCGTCATCTATATCTCCTAATGGTGACGGAGTTGATGACGAAACCGTCATAACCTATAAAATAGGTTCGGATGCTGTAATAAAAATTGTGGTGATGAATGAAGATGTAATCATACGTACGTTGGTTGATAGTGCTAATAAAACATCCGGGCAGTATACCGTAAACTGGGACGGAAAGAACAATGATGGTAGTGTGGAAGACGCGGGGCTTGATTACATTATAGTTCTTACAGCTACAGCGAACGGTGCAACGTCAACAAGGAAAACTGTAGTGCGGCTGGATTCAAATCTGCCGGAAATTGTGGATGTTTCAGCGGTACCATCGGCTATATCTCCGAATAATGATGGATTCCGTGAAAATACTATTATAAAGTATACATTAACCGAAACTTCGAAGGTTACAATAACAGCGAAATCGCAGGATAATACTTCGTATGCGTTATTGACAAATTCTGCGAAAAGCGCAGGGACATACACGTTTATGTGGGAAGGAAGAAATCCGGCGGGTGCTGTCTTACCCGATGGAGTTTATGAAATCCAGATAGTCGCGGTTGATAATGCAGGAAATTCTTCGGATCCCGTAACTGTGAATGTTAGTATTGAACTTGAGACTGGCGCTATTCTTGGCCAGGTTTATGATAGCCGCGGAGCTAATGAGTTGAGTAACCGTCTCGGCGGTGCGTTAGTGAGTCTTGACAATGGCAGTTCTGCTACTTCAGGTACCAATGGTGCACAGCTTGGTTTCTTTGAGTTCACTGGTTTGGTAAAAGGAGCTTATGAAGTTACCATCACTAAACGCGGGTATGAAGCTGTAAAGAAAACAGTGGAGGTAGTCCAGGGGAAAGCTGTATGGGCGAGCACTTCGTTGAAGTATGTTGGTACTTCGGATAATACTGCACCTGTGATTGAACATGTACCTTTGACAAAGATCTGTATACAAGGGAATAAGGTTCTTATGGTTGCGCAGGTAACGGATGATAACAGCGGGGTTAAAGAAGCAAAGGTAAAGTACCGTTTGCTTGATGATACTAACCAGGAAATTGAAAAAGGTGAGAAAGTAATGTCGTTTATGGGCGATATTTTTATAGGTACAATACAGCCGGAAGATTTACCGTCTGCAGTATCCGCAATTGAGTATTCACTTACTGCTGAAGATATTGATGGTAATATTGCTCAAGTTCCTGATACGGAAAGTGCGTACACAGTTATTTACGTGAAGGATGCGCAGCAGTACCTTGGTATTAATGGGGGCAGGTTGGCATTGACTGATGCAAACCCTGAAGATGGCGAGGTGGCAGTAAAGTTGCCAATCGGGAGTGTGGATAGCAACGTTCTTGTACAGGCAAAACAAAAGGATACTTCATTTCTCGAAAATATTAATAACCCGTCAGTTGACTCTTCCGTTACAAAACCGGTTGCTGCTTATGAGTTCAAGTCGGAAGGGTTTATACTGAGCACTCCCGCGCAAGTGGACCTTTTATTCTTTGATTTCGATAATGACGGGCTAGTGGATGGTACCGACTACAACGAACGCGATCTCAAAGTGTTCTACTACGACGGGCAGCAGTGGAGGTTTATCGGCGGGTCGGTTGATACAACAAGGAATGTGATAACTATAGAAACAAATGTGTTGGGTGTTTTCGGGGTATTCCCCATGAAATCACTTGATATGCTTAAAGACGGAAGTTTTTATGCGCCGAAAGAGAAGGTGTTTACTCCTAACCGTGACGGTAAGAACGATTTTGTGTTGTTCAACGGTATTTCTAATGTGAAATACGTGTTGAGTTTATCCGAATCTATTAAAGTCAATATTTTTAATATCTCAAATAAGTTAGTCCGCGAGTTAGTAGATACGGATGTCTGGGATGGGAGAGATTCTAACGGCGAATTGGTAGAGAACGGGATTTATATTTATCAGTACATAATTGACGGTAAAGCTACAACCGGCAGTATTGTTGTGGCAAAATAGGGTAATTAAGTTAAGTATAGGTTTTTTGTAGCGCAATAATGAGCGGGGTTAAACTCGCTTATTATTGCGCACTGTTTTTTTGTCACGGCCTTCTTTAATTTCTGTGGTGAAAAATATATAATGTTTTAATAATTTTTTGTTCTATATTTATTACTAGGAAAGGTGAATTTTATAGTTATGGGTAAAACTATTGCTGAGAAGGTTATCTCTAAACACGCGGGTAAGGATATGTGCGCGGGTGATATCGCTGTTACCGGGATTGATTTTGTGTTCAGTCAGGATGGAACTTCTGGGATTGTTATTGATGTTTTAAACAAATTAAATACCTCAAGGGTGTTTAATTCAAAAAAGTGCGCTATGGTAATAGACCACTCGTCACCAAGCCCGGTGATTGGTGTTTCTGCAATACATGATAAAATACGGAAGTTTGCAAAAAAATCTGGGTTAAAATTATACGATATCGGTTGTGGAGTGTGTCACCAGGTTAACCCTGAATCCGGAGGAATTGTTCCCGGTGACCTTGTGCTGGGAGCGGATTCGCATACGTGTACCTACGGCGCACTTAATGCGTGTTCCACAGGTATGGGTTCAACGGATGTTGCCGCTGCGATGATGGCAGGGCAAACATGGTTAAAAGTACCGGAATCAGTTAAAGTGTGGTGTACCGGTAAACTGCCGAAAGGGGTGTATTCAAAAGATCTTATACTGCATATTATTAAAGATTTTACTGCCGATGGGGCTACATACAAATCTGTTGAGTACCTTGGGGATACTATAATTTCTTTGTCTATGGATGCAAGGTTTACTATTACAAATATGGCAATTGAGATGGGCGCAAAATTCGGGGTTATGAAGGCTGATAAAAAAACAGAGGCGTGGTTAAAGGACAGGGCTAAACGTAAATTCAGCAGTGTTGAAGCGGATACTAATGCGAAATATTGCGATATCAGGGAATATGATGTTAAGAAACTTCAGCCGCAGGTGGCAAAACCGCATACCGTTGATAATGTCGTGCCGGTGCAGGAAGTTGAAGGTACTGTGATACATCAAGGGTTTATCGGTACATGTACAAACGGGCGGGTGGAAGATTTACAAATTGCAGCGAAGATTGTTAAAGGCAAAAAAGTTCATCGTGATGTAAGGTTTATCGTCGCTCCTGCATCCAGGGAAGTTTATCTTGAAGCTATGAATACCGGGATTATTCAGGTGCTGGTTGAAGCCGGTGCTGCAGTAGTGACACCGGGTTGCGGGCCGTGTGTCGGGACTCATAATGGCGTGCCGTATGATAATGAAAACGTTATCTCCACAGCTAACAGGAACTTCAGGGGAAGAATGGGTAATCCTAATGCCAATATTTACCTTGCTTCACCGGCAACTGTTGCGGCAAGTGTGCTTAGAGGTAAGATTGTTGACCCAAGAAGAGTTGGGTAATGACGGAATTGTTGATTTAATGGCATAAATTTTATTATAATATAAAGTTTAATAAAGATTCGGGGTTTTAGTATGAAAATTAAAGGTAATGCAAAAGTTGTTAGAAAACAGGATGGTAACGGTAACGATATTAATACCGATTATATTATATCCGGAAGGTATAAGTTTAAGACAGAAGATATGAATGAGCTGGCGAAGTATATTTTTGAGGATATTGCTCCGGGGTTTTATGGTAAGATGAAAAAAGGCGATATCGTTGTTGCGGGTAAGAATTTTGGGTGCGGTTCTTCGCGTGAACAGGCGCCGTTGGCGTTGATCGCGGCGGGTGTCGGTGCGGTTGTCTCCAAGTCGTTCGCAAGGATTTTTTATCGTAATGGGTATAACAACGGGTTGCCGCTGGTGGAATGTAATACCGACGGTATAAACGAGAATGACGAACTTGAACTTGATCTGGAGGAAGGCGTGCTTCGGAATTTAACCCAGGGGAAAGTTGTTAAGGTTGTTAAGTTGCCGCAGACAATGTTGACATTATTGAATGATGGCGGGTTGGTTAGGCATTTGACACAGCATGGCGGGTTTAAGGTATAAAAAATTATGGGTAAGTATGTTATAACATTAATCCCCGGGGATGGTATTGGCCCTGAGATTGTTGATGCGACAAAAAAAGTTGTTGCTGCGACAGGAGTTTATATTGAATGGGAGACTGTTGAAGCAGGTGCGGATGCTATCGCCAAATACGGGACTCCGTTACCGGAGAATGTATTGCTATCCGTAAAGAAAAACCGTGTTGCACTGAAAGGGCCTATTGCGACTCCTATCGGTACAGGGTTCCGCAGTGTTAATGTTGCGTTAAGGAAAGAGTTGAATCTTTACGCGTGTTTACGGCCGTGTAAGTATTATCCCGGAGTGAAGTCATACTTCAAGGATGTTGATATTGTAGTCGTTCGCGAGAATACTGAGGATTTGTATGCCGGTGTGGAATACGGGAGGGATACAAAGGAAGCACGGGATATTATTGCGATGAGCAATAACAAAATATCTGTAGGTTCTGCAATAAGTATTAAATCAATCTCAATTGCTGCGACGGAGCGTATCGTAAAGTATGCGTTTGAATATGCGCGGAAGTATCATCGTAAAAAAGTTACTGCGATCACAAAAGCTAATATTATGAAGTTTACCGACGGGTTATTCCTTGAAGTAGCTAGGGAAGTTTCAAAAAAGTATGATGGGATTGAGTATGAAGAAAAGTTGGTGGATAATATATGTATGCAGTTAGTACAGAAACCCTTGTTATATGATATTTTGGTACTGCCGAATCTTTACGGCGATATTGTGTCTGACCTGTGCGCAGGTATTGTCGGAGGGTTAGGGGTTATGCCGGGGGCAAATATTGGGGATAACGGGATGGCGGTGTTTGAAGCTGTGCATGGGAGTGCTCCAAAGTATAAAGGAATGAATAAGGTTAACCCTACTGCGTTGATTTTATCTGCGGGATTAATGCTTGAGCATTTAGGTGAGGATATGGCTGCAAAAAAAGTGGAGATGGCAGTTGCACGGGTTATTAAAGAACATAAAGTTGTGACATACGATCTCGGTGGTAATGCAGGAACTTCAGAGATGGCTGATGAAATCGCGGGGTTTGTCAAGTCTGCGTAAGTATAAAATTGTTTAGGGAGAATAACAAGGTTTGAGTTTGTTACAGTCGTTGAAGAATGTTGTATCAGATGTATTTGATAATTTAAGTGCGTTGCCTGAAAAAAACAGGGATCAGGGTGCCTCGTTATTAAACGAGCAGGATGAATTGTTGAAAAGCGCAGTGGTGAAGGATTACGGTGAAATTGTCAAGCTTGACCTTTTATATAAAAAAAGTGTTGAGGAGTACCGCGTAGTCATCGCAAAAATGTCTAAGCAGCGGCGGATGGAGTGCTCTATACAGTATGTACAATTGGCTAAGGCTTATATGCGTGAAGAAACAGATTTTGAAAGTATGATAGTTGATTATGAGAAAGCGTATATATTAAATCCGGAGAATACCGCGATTGCGTATGATCTTGGGTTGTCTTACTTAAAACAAAAGAATAATGTGGCAGCTGTTGGGGTATTCAGTACGTTAACTAAAAAAATGAGAAATAGTAGTTCGGTGTTCTGTAACCTTGCAGAAGCGTATGTCGGAACCGGGGATTATGAAAAGGCTGAGGATGCACTACGCTCGGCTGTGAGAGTTGAGAAAGATGGTGATTTAAAACAGGAAATCGGGTTGTTTGCGCGTGAGGTGCGGAGTGAAAAAGGGGTAGTAGATAAGTTTATACAGCAGATACCGGCACAACCGAGGAAGTATGAATTAAGGATGGGCCTTGCAGATATTTATTTTAAGAACGGGCGGTATGAATTGTTTGTGGAACAAGTAACGGAAATATGGAAAATGGCGAATATCAATGTTAAGTATGTGTATAAACTTGGTATTGCTTATGCGGTATTAAATAAGTTTGGGAAAGCTGAAGAGATGCTGAAGAAAACATTGGATGCTGTAGATAAACGGCAGAAGGATATTAAACTTGATGAGGTGAGGGTTGAGCTTGGGAGAGTGTTTGAGTTACAAAAAAAAATAGATGAAGCGTTTGAGCAGTATCAACAGGCAATTAGGATAAATCCTGAAAATATGACTGCGTATTACCGCCGGGGTAATATTTATGCCCAAAAAAATATGTATTCTGAAGCTATTACGGATTACCAAGCTGGTAAGGGGTTGGAGAAACTTGCTAAGTATAAGAAGGAATTAAAGTATGCTTGAACGTACTTGCGTAATCATAAAACCTGATGGGCTATGTAAGAAACTGGCAGGGAAGATTATTGACCGTTTGTATGGCGAAGAGTTGAATCTTGTCGCCATGAAGATGATAAGGTTTTCAAAAGAGAGAGCCGAGAAGTTTTATTCTGTTCATATAGGGAAACAGTTTTTCCCGCTTTTTTTGAAGTTTGTAACTTCTGCACCGGTAATTGTTATGGTGTGGGAAGGCAAAGGGTGTATTGAAAAAGTGCGGAATCTTAACGGTGCAACTGATTCGCGTATTGCTGCGAAAGGAACGTTGAGGCAGTTATGGGGGACGGATAATCGCCGGAATTTGGTGCATAGTTCGGATTCTCTTAAATCAGCGGAGTATGAAATCGGTGTATTGTTTGAACCCGGTGAACTTTATGAGTACTCTCCTACGGATTGGGATGTATAGTTGAATAGTTGTGAAATAAAGGTAGATGGTGTATTATGCTGAAAATATTGGTGATTAACTGCGGGTCGTCAACTGTTAAGTATTCTCTCTTTGAGATGCCGGCAGAATTGAATATTGCTAAAGGTAAGGTTGACCGTATTGGTTCGGATGATGCTGTGTTTGAGTATGATGCTGTAGGGAAGCAGTCTCTTAAGATTACCCAAAAAATCGTTGACCATAAGAATGCTATAAATATTATCTTCGCTGCGTTGACTGATAAAGATAATGGTATAGTAAGTGATATAAAAGAGATCGGGATTGTTGGGCATCGTGTGGTGCATGGAGGTGATTTTTTCTCAAAATCAATAGTTATTGATGAAAAGGTTAAGCATGGTATACGCGAATGTTTTGAATATGCACCGTTGCATAACCCGCATCATCTCGAAGGAATTCTTGGGGTAGAACAGTTTTTACCGTCAGCAAAGCAGGTGGCGGTGTTTGATACCGCGTTCCATCAAACTATACCGGAATACGCGCATCTGTATGCCATACCCTATCATTACTACAAAAAGTACGGGATTAAACGTTATGGCGCGCACGGGATCTCTCATAAGTATGTTTCTCAAAGAGTTGCAAAACTTATGAACCGGGATTATTTTGATTGTAATACAATAACGTGCCATCTCGGTAACGGGTGTAGTATTACTGCCGTAAAGAATGGGCAGTCAGTTGATACTTCCATGGGATTGACTCCGTTGGAAGGGTTGATCATGGGTACACGGTCGGGGGATATTGATCCTGCTGTTCTGGTAAAACTTATGACATTTGAAGGGTTGGGGAGAAACGATGTGTTGTCTATATTAAACCGTTCAAGCGGGTTGTACGGTATATCTTCCATAAGTAATGATATGCGTGTATTAATTGCTGAACGTGCAAAGGGTAATACTCGGGCAAAGTTGGCGATTGATATGTTTTGTTACAGGTTAAAAAAGTATATAGGTAATTATATCGCTGTGCTCGGACACGTACATGCGCTGGTTTTTACTGCTGGGATTGGAGAAAATGTGCCGCTTGTAAGGATGCAGTCGTGCGCAGGGTTGGAAGAACTTGGTGTGAAGATAGACGGGAAAATTAATGAAGTGCATCAAAATGAGGATAGGTTGGTGAGTACGTACGATTCAAGGATACAGATTTGGGTTGTAAGGACAAACGAAGAATTGATGATCGCTAATGAAGCTCATGATATAATTACCAGTAATGGTTAAGTGTTGATAAGTAAAACTGAAACCTGCGGTGTAGAGTGTTAAGGCTGATGGGTGTTTGAAAAAATGTTTAAGATAGATATTAACCTGTTAAAAGAGCAAAAATGGGTTGA
The sequence above is a segment of the Elusimicrobiota bacterium genome. Coding sequences within it:
- a CDS encoding 3-isopropylmalate dehydratase large subunit yields the protein MGKTIAEKVISKHAGKDMCAGDIAVTGIDFVFSQDGTSGIVIDVLNKLNTSRVFNSKKCAMVIDHSSPSPVIGVSAIHDKIRKFAKKSGLKLYDIGCGVCHQVNPESGGIVPGDLVLGADSHTCTYGALNACSTGMGSTDVAAAMMAGQTWLKVPESVKVWCTGKLPKGVYSKDLILHIIKDFTADGATYKSVEYLGDTIISLSMDARFTITNMAIEMGAKFGVMKADKKTEAWLKDRAKRKFSSVEADTNAKYCDIREYDVKKLQPQVAKPHTVDNVVPVQEVEGTVIHQGFIGTCTNGRVEDLQIAAKIVKGKKVHRDVRFIVAPASREVYLEAMNTGIIQVLVEAGAAVVTPGCGPCVGTHNGVPYDNENVISTANRNFRGRMGNPNANIYLASPATVAASVLRGKIVDPRRVG
- a CDS encoding fibronectin type III domain-containing protein: MKNKRWSLVKVTVIVLSLVLSILAITQDVYAWSGDTWGDITRAQITAIAHTMIDPYWKPAHTIYNNTYVSVGRITYYASSSYHGEAYTQGTVDNWSEFSSHVKNTSGGNTTYGNDCSAFASICWKLTARQTTRSFESGLGTKWSSLGGVGTCDTVTMYQGDACNDSGSHIVLFNKRISGGIETMEQTGAGYRARMYTRTYSALNSYRPIRRKQIVTSTVVAPATPTGLVVDCQESGYGVVFKWSAVSGATAYDLAWMKEGGAWTYSPADVTKSNAANVSWPGYYFVFGSGRYRLAVRAQNTGGSSGWAYSPSATTFFTVPDQKAPAVPGGLTAKALSSTSVSLTWTASTGANGYTVYCSNDKNIISDRCYKKTAAASGTPAWTGLAYVTDGIKTNDTYAGAQASANTSMYVSFGSDIPIHKFNYRFYDGDNRIYKNAFPFWGSAAGTFYPLGKTSTGSANYRSYRTEGAVRLAAAADANCNRVGVGFSGDGNTVNDYNHVTEYEAHGGYFAKTTATSYTANNLKPGTSYYFRIDAYQTTTAVLGISELLSYSGSIVTVFTPNAADTVAPSAVADLKAVSGATSGSVGLTWTGKGDNGTTGNITGGKYRIDYSAATKTWAVGTYQKEWSTSVVVGAAQSYTVTNLLAGTTYYFCVWTADDSGNWSANSNIANAPAKIAADKTAPSAVNTLNVIPGSSPGTVTISWNCTGDDGTAGNINGKYRIDYATTQKTWAVGTFKQENTLTASPGQTITKTVAGLTPGSTYFFCAWICDDSGNWSANSNIDSTFAKPGTISDATPPTNPVLCTAYDNSGKENSAVNASWTNISTIPYFEWTGADDNESGVTGYSVYWGTSISGDPGTTETVVDNGMGTYTAPSAVASGSTYYLRVKTKNSAGLWSAAATIFEYKYDNTVPVNPTTCNAWADDTKAKAVPDDQWQNIDAGPYIEFSGATDSGSGVAGYSVYWGSNSAVIPDTVVNKSHAATVTYFTTAATSEQPYYLILRTKDAAGNWSDAVTLFTLKYDKTAPGTPVLESPDLEEVTKNTLPVFSWFPIEYNTAVKYTLQVAANANFSPALIDVTITTVTYTPTTAFAQGGYYWRVRASDDFNNVSGWSVTRDFSIDTNPPAGVTSLTASNIGGGDIQLEWTAVYDAFGVDYYNIYRQAGLSGTKEKVSVDGSVKDSLYINAGTELTAGVQYYYTVQAVDIVGNECTSGNVPVSITCDKTGISAIITATPSSISPNGDGVDDETVITYKIGSDAVIKIVVMNEDVIIRTLVDSANKTSGQYTVNWDGKNNDGSVEDAGLDYIIVLTATANGATSTRKTVVRLDSNLPEIVDVSAVPSAISPNNDGFRENTIIKYTLTETSKVTITAKSQDNTSYALLTNSAKSAGTYTFMWEGRNPAGAVLPDGVYEIQIVAVDNAGNSSDPVTVNVSIELETGAILGQVYDSRGANELSNRLGGALVSLDNGSSATSGTNGAQLGFFEFTGLVKGAYEVTITKRGYEAVKKTVEVVQGKAVWASTSLKYVGTSDNTAPVIEHVPLTKICIQGNKVLMVAQVTDDNSGVKEAKVKYRLLDDTNQEIEKGEKVMSFMGDIFIGTIQPEDLPSAVSAIEYSLTAEDIDGNIAQVPDTESAYTVIYVKDAQQYLGINGGRLALTDANPEDGEVAVKLPIGSVDSNVLVQAKQKDTSFLENINNPSVDSSVTKPVAAYEFKSEGFILSTPAQVDLLFFDFDNDGLVDGTDYNERDLKVFYYDGQQWRFIGGSVDTTRNVITIETNVLGVFGVFPMKSLDMLKDGSFYAPKEKVFTPNRDGKNDFVLFNGISNVKYVLSLSESIKVNIFNISNKLVRELVDTDVWDGRDSNGELVENGIYIYQYIIDGKATTGSIVVAK
- a CDS encoding acetate kinase — its product is MKILVINCGSSTVKYSLFEMPAELNIAKGKVDRIGSDDAVFEYDAVGKQSLKITQKIVDHKNAINIIFAALTDKDNGIVSDIKEIGIVGHRVVHGGDFFSKSIVIDEKVKHGIRECFEYAPLHNPHHLEGILGVEQFLPSAKQVAVFDTAFHQTIPEYAHLYAIPYHYYKKYGIKRYGAHGISHKYVSQRVAKLMNRDYFDCNTITCHLGNGCSITAVKNGQSVDTSMGLTPLEGLIMGTRSGDIDPAVLVKLMTFEGLGRNDVLSILNRSSGLYGISSISNDMRVLIAERAKGNTRAKLAIDMFCYRLKKYIGNYIAVLGHVHALVFTAGIGENVPLVRMQSCAGLEELGVKIDGKINEVHQNEDRLVSTYDSRIQIWVVRTNEELMIANEAHDIITSNG
- a CDS encoding nucleoside-diphosphate kinase, which gives rise to MLERTCVIIKPDGLCKKLAGKIIDRLYGEELNLVAMKMIRFSKERAEKFYSVHIGKQFFPLFLKFVTSAPVIVMVWEGKGCIEKVRNLNGATDSRIAAKGTLRQLWGTDNRRNLVHSSDSLKSAEYEIGVLFEPGELYEYSPTDWDV
- a CDS encoding tetratricopeptide repeat protein — protein: MSLLQSLKNVVSDVFDNLSALPEKNRDQGASLLNEQDELLKSAVVKDYGEIVKLDLLYKKSVEEYRVVIAKMSKQRRMECSIQYVQLAKAYMREETDFESMIVDYEKAYILNPENTAIAYDLGLSYLKQKNNVAAVGVFSTLTKKMRNSSSVFCNLAEAYVGTGDYEKAEDALRSAVRVEKDGDLKQEIGLFAREVRSEKGVVDKFIQQIPAQPRKYELRMGLADIYFKNGRYELFVEQVTEIWKMANINVKYVYKLGIAYAVLNKFGKAEEMLKKTLDAVDKRQKDIKLDEVRVELGRVFELQKKIDEAFEQYQQAIRINPENMTAYYRRGNIYAQKNMYSEAITDYQAGKGLEKLAKYKKELKYA
- a CDS encoding isocitrate/isopropylmalate dehydrogenase family protein codes for the protein MGKYVITLIPGDGIGPEIVDATKKVVAATGVYIEWETVEAGADAIAKYGTPLPENVLLSVKKNRVALKGPIATPIGTGFRSVNVALRKELNLYACLRPCKYYPGVKSYFKDVDIVVVRENTEDLYAGVEYGRDTKEARDIIAMSNNKISVGSAISIKSISIAATERIVKYAFEYARKYHRKKVTAITKANIMKFTDGLFLEVAREVSKKYDGIEYEEKLVDNICMQLVQKPLLYDILVLPNLYGDIVSDLCAGIVGGLGVMPGANIGDNGMAVFEAVHGSAPKYKGMNKVNPTALILSAGLMLEHLGEDMAAKKVEMAVARVIKEHKVVTYDLGGNAGTSEMADEIAGFVKSA
- a CDS encoding 3-isopropylmalate dehydratase, giving the protein MKIKGNAKVVRKQDGNGNDINTDYIISGRYKFKTEDMNELAKYIFEDIAPGFYGKMKKGDIVVAGKNFGCGSSREQAPLALIAAGVGAVVSKSFARIFYRNGYNNGLPLVECNTDGINENDELELDLEEGVLRNLTQGKVVKVVKLPQTMLTLLNDGGLVRHLTQHGGFKV